A window of the Pseudomonadota bacterium genome harbors these coding sequences:
- a CDS encoding DUF853 family protein: MTELLAGALECVRELPDGCTVTASANEKQVYAETKAHGEVQCRLLVTICNEKPQGGSLGRVVDAARERAQNQNRRCIIARSTVFPDNPRTQIAKKLGELIAEGGRRTVIEDSDWRAMQAMQTFATQHGADAQFAAWLRAEKPLTRLKPVSLILDLDTLTSVACAHLHRSPPVIVETLPPKSAAPFAPAEPDKPVVRANGIGLGDTREIASTPVTINPSELTRHAAFLGGSGSGKTTLALHLIENLMLAGVPAVLIDRKGDLCSYASDVAWNQPLSSPELEARRAELRDTIDIALYTPGREDGRPLCLPVIPEGLAEMKPSERELAAKHTAGALAGMMGYKANGNDLAKTAVLQKALIVLAQIHPAMNLDDLLRIVHDEDPSLINAVGYLDTKHFKKLVQDLETLRLGNADLVEVRGEKLSAESLFHAPAGKTRLTIISTKFFYSPVKLLFWIAQFLQEMNRYAGRHPSDQLQAVLLFDEADLYLPATSKPSTKEPMENALKRFRSAGLGLLLATQSPGDFDYKAKDNIRNWFVGRVKEPTALAKMKPMLSEEARTDVASKLPGQGPGQFFVIRDGEVTSLQGTLSLISPKQLPDDEILALAKLGRSPGR, from the coding sequence ATGACAGAATTGTTGGCGGGGGCGCTCGAATGCGTCCGCGAGCTTCCGGATGGCTGCACCGTGACGGCCTCCGCAAATGAAAAGCAGGTTTACGCAGAAACCAAGGCACACGGCGAAGTTCAATGTCGCCTCCTGGTAACCATCTGCAATGAAAAGCCACAAGGCGGCAGCCTCGGTCGTGTCGTGGATGCTGCGCGAGAGCGCGCGCAGAATCAAAATCGCAGATGCATCATCGCGCGCTCCACGGTTTTCCCGGACAATCCGCGCACGCAGATCGCAAAAAAACTGGGTGAGCTGATTGCCGAAGGCGGCCGGCGCACTGTGATCGAGGACTCTGACTGGCGTGCGATGCAGGCCATGCAGACTTTCGCCACGCAGCACGGAGCAGATGCTCAGTTTGCAGCGTGGCTCAGGGCTGAAAAGCCGCTGACCAGGCTCAAGCCGGTGAGCCTTATCCTTGACCTTGACACACTGACCTCTGTCGCATGCGCGCATTTACATCGATCGCCACCGGTTATCGTTGAAACCCTGCCTCCGAAATCGGCAGCGCCATTCGCTCCTGCAGAACCTGACAAGCCTGTCGTGCGGGCAAACGGCATTGGGCTGGGTGATACGAGGGAGATTGCAAGTACGCCTGTCACAATCAATCCGTCTGAACTGACCCGACATGCGGCGTTCCTCGGCGGCTCCGGCAGCGGCAAGACCACACTGGCGCTGCACCTCATCGAGAACTTGATGTTGGCTGGGGTTCCAGCCGTCTTGATTGATCGCAAGGGCGATCTGTGCAGCTACGCCAGCGACGTCGCGTGGAACCAGCCCTTGTCGTCACCGGAACTCGAGGCGCGCCGAGCTGAGTTACGCGACACTATTGACATCGCGCTCTATACACCGGGACGCGAGGACGGCCGTCCCCTGTGCTTGCCCGTGATTCCAGAGGGATTGGCGGAAATGAAGCCGAGCGAGCGCGAGCTTGCCGCAAAACACACCGCGGGCGCGCTCGCGGGCATGATGGGTTACAAGGCTAACGGCAACGATCTGGCGAAAACCGCCGTTCTCCAAAAAGCGCTGATCGTCCTCGCTCAAATCCACCCCGCGATGAACCTCGACGATCTTCTCCGCATTGTTCACGATGAGGATCCCAGCCTCATTAATGCCGTAGGCTACCTCGACACCAAGCATTTCAAGAAACTCGTGCAGGACCTGGAAACGCTTCGGCTTGGCAACGCGGACCTGGTCGAAGTGCGTGGCGAGAAGCTGAGCGCCGAATCGCTGTTCCACGCACCGGCAGGGAAAACACGGTTGACGATCATCAGCACGAAATTCTTCTATTCGCCAGTGAAGCTGTTGTTCTGGATCGCGCAGTTCCTCCAGGAGATGAACCGTTATGCGGGCAGGCATCCGTCGGACCAACTGCAAGCCGTGCTGCTGTTTGATGAAGCCGATCTTTATCTGCCGGCGACCAGCAAGCCGTCCACAAAGGAACCGATGGAAAACGCCCTCAAACGCTTCCGCTCCGCCGGCCTTGGGTTACTCCTCGCCACCCAGAGCCCCGGCGATTTTGATTACAAAGCCAAGGACAACATCCGCAACTGGTTCGTCGGCAGGGTGAAAGAACCCACCGCTCTCGCCAAAATGAAACCGATGCTCAGCGAGGAGGCCCGCACCGATGTCGCGTCGAAGCTGCCAGGGCAGGGACCGGGACAATTCTTCGTCATTCGCGACGGTGAAGTGACCAGCTTGCAAGGCACGCTATCGCTCATCAGCCCCAAGCAATTGCCTGATGACGAAATTCTCGCGCTCGCGAAATTGGGACGGTCACCGGGCCGATGA
- a CDS encoding AAA family ATPase: MSAPTSDIISNLILARLALADRDKGETRSAASKDVWPLFERMTKAEWGRVFEEKASGLVENGLAARLGRARYGVTDAGESAALKFLGVAELPVRTKWEPVKNRLLMAQALALNPSSTKVQAHLKKSDGLRACILKQRHKLPTGELPTATQVMDLLAGQAVGARRSGAIELRQALLRQWINGLAHSTPEQRPATAQTPTDEKQAFSTEVLAVARACDTGRFGDYKVFIAHVWRKLYASGSAYAVDERQFKQRLVEANRAGHLRHDPLDVPSVHEEARQAFASLLNKVGAGLPYGKILLLLGEAGSGKTHLMRAFRSEVTSTASGYFAYMQMTSSETNYAQYVLTNVIDSLHQPYDEAVSESSGLMRLSNGLVEDPDLFDPPALEYLRDGELDLPRVFDCSDHLIGTLGLQNLNPDLLRVLLLLQRSEPHLKNLVLQYLRCHDLSHHDQQKLGDIRPLRDASGPREVIKSLAGLAWALEKTPFVLCLDQLEDIYELNAPTQERFLAAMRVVREVADAVPSLIVVIACLEDFYQKLKTSLTSPLLDRIEKDPEPVKLSNLRSAAEVEQLIIRRLQFLFAECEAPFTDEQPLFPFAADVRQKLAGFRARVVLELCRQARERSLASGQRPEIQNRLCRPSLIPRSRSNSAGTTFTPPSNRRRRSVKQQ, translated from the coding sequence GTGAGCGCACCGACCTCTGACATCATCTCGAACCTCATTCTCGCGCGGTTGGCTTTGGCCGACAGAGACAAGGGTGAGACCCGGAGCGCGGCGAGCAAGGATGTTTGGCCGTTGTTCGAACGTATGACGAAGGCTGAGTGGGGCCGCGTATTTGAGGAGAAAGCAAGCGGCCTAGTTGAGAATGGCCTCGCGGCTCGATTGGGGCGAGCGCGCTACGGCGTGACGGATGCTGGCGAATCCGCGGCCCTGAAGTTTCTCGGAGTTGCCGAGCTTCCAGTGCGAACCAAATGGGAGCCTGTCAAAAACCGGCTTCTCATGGCTCAAGCACTCGCCCTGAACCCCTCGTCAACGAAAGTGCAAGCGCATCTCAAAAAATCGGATGGGCTGCGCGCTTGCATCCTCAAGCAGCGGCACAAGTTGCCGACCGGCGAGCTGCCAACGGCTACGCAGGTCATGGACCTTCTGGCTGGCCAAGCAGTGGGAGCACGAAGGAGTGGTGCCATCGAGTTGCGCCAGGCGCTACTGAGACAGTGGATTAACGGCTTAGCTCATTCGACACCGGAACAGAGGCCAGCCACAGCTCAGACGCCAACCGACGAAAAGCAAGCCTTTTCCACTGAAGTGCTGGCAGTTGCGCGGGCCTGCGATACAGGCCGGTTTGGCGATTACAAGGTCTTCATTGCCCACGTGTGGCGGAAGCTGTATGCGAGCGGCTCCGCCTATGCGGTGGACGAGCGGCAGTTCAAGCAGCGGCTTGTGGAGGCCAATCGCGCCGGCCACCTCCGGCACGACCCTCTAGATGTGCCCAGCGTCCACGAGGAAGCACGGCAGGCTTTTGCTAGTCTTCTGAACAAAGTCGGCGCTGGTCTTCCTTACGGAAAGATCCTGCTGCTCCTGGGCGAAGCGGGCTCGGGCAAGACCCACTTGATGCGTGCCTTCCGCAGCGAGGTCACTTCGACCGCAAGCGGGTATTTCGCCTATATGCAGATGACGTCGAGCGAAACGAATTACGCGCAATACGTGCTCACCAACGTCATTGATTCGCTCCATCAGCCCTACGACGAAGCAGTTTCCGAGAGCTCGGGTTTGATGCGCTTGTCCAACGGGCTGGTGGAGGATCCTGATCTCTTTGATCCACCGGCACTGGAATATCTTCGCGACGGCGAACTAGACCTGCCGCGGGTTTTCGATTGCTCCGACCACCTCATTGGCACGCTGGGGCTGCAGAATCTCAACCCTGATTTATTGCGGGTCCTGCTCCTGTTGCAGCGAAGCGAGCCGCACTTGAAAAACCTTGTGCTGCAATACTTGCGCTGCCACGACCTGTCGCACCATGACCAGCAGAAACTCGGCGACATCAGGCCCCTGCGCGACGCAAGCGGCCCCCGCGAAGTCATCAAGTCACTGGCCGGACTCGCCTGGGCCTTGGAGAAGACCCCATTTGTCCTGTGCCTGGATCAACTCGAGGACATCTACGAGCTGAATGCCCCCACGCAGGAGCGATTCCTCGCCGCCATGCGTGTGGTCCGCGAAGTGGCCGATGCGGTGCCGTCGCTCATCGTGGTGATTGCATGTCTCGAAGACTTCTACCAGAAGCTGAAGACTTCCCTCACGTCGCCCTTGCTTGATCGCATCGAAAAAGATCCCGAGCCCGTGAAGCTTAGCAACCTGCGCTCCGCGGCTGAAGTGGAGCAACTCATCATACGACGTCTGCAATTCCTTTTCGCCGAGTGCGAGGCTCCCTTCACCGATGAGCAACCACTGTTCCCGTTCGCGGCCGACGTGCGACAGAAATTGGCCGGTTTTCGAGCGCGCGTAGTGCTGGAGCTTTGCCGGCAAGCGCGCGAGCGAAGCCTGGCTTCGGGCCAACGACCGGAAATCCAGAACCGCCTGTGCCGCCCATCGTTGATCCCACGGTCCCGCTCGAACAGCGCTGGAACGACTTTTACACCGCCTTCAAACCGGAGGCGCCGGAGTGTGAAACAGCAATGA
- a CDS encoding endonuclease domain-containing protein — protein MVTASGAGLARSLAFLTREGEHLPPAEIERLRNLGQEAAAILHASTPEVVEHARSAAEAFLFAVLERLPATRGRFRLNQDLGISFGAKRAEVDLLAAEQGIAIEIDGFHHFTDPDAYRRDRRKDVLLQQYGLLVLRFLASDVVSRLEEILDAILSALRYSGKRERTDL, from the coding sequence ATGGTTACGGCTTCGGGCGCTGGGCTGGCGCGCTCGCTGGCCTTCCTCACACGCGAGGGAGAGCACCTGCCACCTGCCGAGATCGAACGGCTCCGCAACCTGGGGCAAGAAGCTGCTGCGATCCTTCATGCATCCACCCCTGAGGTTGTGGAGCACGCGCGCAGCGCCGCGGAAGCCTTTCTGTTCGCGGTGCTGGAGCGGCTGCCAGCTACCCGCGGCAGATTTCGCCTTAACCAAGACCTGGGTATCAGCTTTGGAGCCAAACGCGCGGAAGTGGACCTGCTGGCCGCTGAACAGGGCATCGCCATCGAGATCGACGGCTTTCACCACTTCACCGACCCAGACGCCTATCGGCGCGACCGGCGCAAAGATGTGCTGCTTCAGCAGTATGGGCTTCTCGTGCTCCGCTTCCTCGCGTCGGATGTCGTCTCGCGACTTGAGGAGATTTTGGATGCGATTCTGAGTGCTCTCCGATATAGTGGGAAACGTGAGCGCACCGACCTCTGA
- the queG gene encoding tRNA epoxyqueuosine(34) reductase QueG, whose product MSDYSAGASALNYARLATEIKAWGRDLGFQQIGISGVDLGDDEHRLRDWLAAGYHGEMRYMARHGTKRSRPDELVPGTLQVISARLDYLPPGAASAQAILDNPRLGYIARYALGRDYHRVLRQRLRRLADRISARAGACGHRVFSDSAPVLEKALARNGGLGWIGKHTNLINRQAGSWFFLGEIYTDLPLPPDPPHAANHCGRCSACIEICPTQAILGPYRLDARRCISYLTIELRGPIPEALRPLIGNRIFGCDDCQLVCPWNRFARLSRETDFKPRHGFDAPDLIALFNWTEEAFLKNTEGSAIRRVGYEGWLRNIAVALGNAPASPEAVAALEQRRAHPSELVREHVAWALAQHAAGVPRAGASAMTAQAMV is encoded by the coding sequence TTGAGCGACTATTCGGCGGGGGCTAGCGCCTTGAACTACGCTCGCTTAGCAACGGAAATCAAAGCTTGGGGCCGAGATCTCGGTTTTCAGCAGATCGGCATCAGCGGCGTCGATCTCGGCGACGACGAGCACCGCCTCCGCGACTGGCTCGCTGCGGGTTATCACGGCGAGATGCGCTACATGGCACGGCACGGCACGAAAAGAAGCCGCCCGGATGAGCTGGTGCCGGGGACACTGCAGGTGATCTCGGCGCGCCTGGACTATCTACCGCCGGGCGCGGCTTCAGCGCAAGCCATACTCGACAACCCCCGCTTAGGCTATATCGCCCGCTATGCCCTCGGCCGTGATTACCATCGCGTGCTCCGGCAACGGCTGCGGCGCTTGGCCGATCGCATCAGCGCGCGCGCCGGGGCCTGCGGCCATCGCGTGTTCTCCGACAGCGCCCCGGTCCTGGAAAAGGCCTTGGCGCGCAACGGCGGTCTCGGCTGGATCGGCAAGCACACGAACCTGATTAATCGCCAGGCCGGTTCCTGGTTTTTTCTCGGTGAGATCTATACTGATCTGCCGCTGCCGCCCGATCCGCCTCACGCCGCGAACCACTGCGGCCGCTGCAGCGCGTGTATCGAAATCTGCCCGACCCAAGCGATCCTCGGGCCTTATCGGCTCGATGCCCGGCGCTGTATTTCCTATCTCACGATCGAGCTGCGCGGTCCGATCCCGGAAGCGCTGCGGCCTTTGATCGGCAACCGCATCTTCGGTTGCGACGACTGCCAACTGGTCTGCCCTTGGAACCGCTTCGCGCGCTTGAGCCGCGAGACCGATTTCAAACCCCGCCATGGATTTGATGCGCCCGATCTCATTGCTCTGTTTAATTGGACCGAGGAAGCGTTTCTGAAAAACACCGAAGGTTCCGCGATCCGGCGTGTCGGTTATGAAGGGTGGCTACGCAATATCGCCGTGGCCTTGGGAAATGCGCCCGCCTCGCCCGAGGCCGTCGCGGCCCTGGAGCAAAGGCGCGCGCATCCCTCGGAGCTGGTCCGCGAGCACGTCGCCTGGGCCCTTGCCCAGCACGCCGCCGGGGTGCCCCGCGCAGGAGCAAGCGCTATGACCGCACAGGCGATGGTATAA
- a CDS encoding CHAD domain-containing protein, protein MITRLEPQMRADLAVAQVLGAHYTIMYRHERGLLKGAGSAKALHDFRVAIRTSRSILNQTRGVFPEREYQRFRSVLAWLAGCTGAARDLDVFLDKLPEVRRRISGILARGLAPLKAVLHEARTIEQERLARTCAARRYAGFKHAYGAFLDERAAHPCRTPRGNEPIVALASRVIRKCYRKALDGGRHAGEDATGATLHELRKSGKKLRYLIESFRELYPDEEVRDMLKLLKELQDVLGRLVDLNVQRRLLREWLPRAEAARGLPPAAFMAAQTLDVLLLQDELKARGPFTERFASFASRETRERFERLFGGG, encoded by the coding sequence ATGATAACGCGTCTCGAGCCCCAAATGCGCGCGGACCTTGCCGTAGCCCAGGTGCTCGGCGCGCACTACACGATCATGTACCGGCACGAACGCGGCCTGCTAAAAGGCGCGGGCTCCGCCAAGGCGCTACACGACTTCCGCGTCGCGATCCGCACTTCGCGTTCCATCTTGAACCAGACGCGTGGTGTGTTCCCCGAGCGCGAGTATCAACGCTTCCGCAGTGTTCTTGCGTGGCTTGCGGGGTGTACCGGCGCGGCGCGCGATCTCGACGTCTTCCTGGATAAATTGCCTGAAGTCCGCCGCCGGATCTCGGGGATACTGGCCAGAGGACTCGCGCCCTTGAAGGCCGTGCTCCATGAGGCCCGGACGATCGAACAGGAGCGGCTCGCGAGGACCTGCGCGGCCCGGCGCTACGCCGGTTTCAAACACGCTTACGGCGCGTTTCTCGACGAACGGGCGGCGCACCCCTGCCGGACCCCTCGCGGCAACGAACCGATCGTGGCGCTCGCGAGCCGTGTCATCCGCAAATGCTATCGTAAGGCGCTGGACGGAGGACGCCATGCGGGGGAGGACGCGACCGGCGCGACCCTGCACGAACTGCGCAAGAGCGGTAAGAAATTGCGCTATCTGATCGAATCGTTTCGGGAACTCTACCCCGATGAGGAGGTTCGCGATATGCTCAAACTGCTCAAGGAACTGCAAGACGTGCTAGGGAGGCTCGTGGATTTGAATGTCCAGCGGCGTTTACTGAGGGAATGGTTGCCCCGGGCCGAGGCGGCCCGCGGCCTCCCGCCGGCGGCCTTTATGGCCGCGCAGACGCTGGACGTACTGCTGTTGCAGGACGAGCTTAAGGCACGCGGGCCGTTCACGGAGCGCTTCGCGAGCTTCGCGAGCAGGGAGACGCGGGAGCGGTTTGAGCGACTATTCGGCGGGGGCTAG
- the djlA gene encoding co-chaperone DjlA, producing the protein MAWWGKIIGGAFGYMLGGPLGAMLGAALGHNVDEGLARPFEGRRPGAPDARESVQTAFYTATFAVMGHICKADGRITDREINLARSVMGRMDLSPDQRETAMHLFTEGKSHDFPLDAVLAQLRHEIRNRHSLKRMFLEIQLAAAWADAHLDPAEHRLLLYVSDRLGFSRLEYQRLEAMARAEAGHRWRSRAEAPREAREEYSVDDGFAILNLTATATNDEVKKAYRRLMSQHHPDKLVAKGLPEEMIKLATQKTREIRAAYERVREARGF; encoded by the coding sequence ATGGCATGGTGGGGAAAAATTATCGGCGGCGCCTTCGGCTACATGCTGGGCGGGCCCCTTGGAGCCATGCTCGGGGCGGCGCTCGGGCACAATGTGGATGAAGGCCTCGCGCGGCCCTTCGAGGGCAGGCGCCCCGGCGCTCCCGACGCCCGCGAGAGCGTCCAGACGGCCTTCTATACCGCGACTTTCGCGGTGATGGGACATATCTGCAAGGCCGACGGACGGATCACGGATCGCGAGATCAACCTGGCGCGCAGCGTGATGGGGCGGATGGATCTGTCCCCGGATCAGAGGGAAACTGCGATGCACTTATTCACCGAAGGCAAGTCCCACGACTTCCCCCTGGACGCGGTCTTGGCGCAGCTTCGCCACGAAATCCGCAACCGGCACAGCCTCAAGCGCATGTTCCTCGAGATCCAGCTCGCGGCGGCATGGGCGGACGCTCACCTCGATCCCGCCGAGCATCGGCTGCTGTTGTATGTGTCCGACCGGCTCGGGTTCTCGCGCCTGGAATACCAGCGTCTGGAAGCGATGGCGCGCGCGGAAGCCGGTCACAGGTGGCGTTCGCGCGCCGAGGCGCCGCGGGAAGCGCGGGAAGAGTATAGCGTGGACGATGGCTTCGCGATCCTGAACCTGACGGCGACCGCGACCAATGATGAAGTCAAGAAAGCCTATCGCCGGCTCATGAGCCAACATCACCCGGATAAGCTTGTGGCGAAGGGGCTACCGGAGGAGATGATCAAGCTCGCGACGCAAAAAACCCGCGAGATCCGCGCCGCCTATGAGCGCGTCCGCGAAGCGCGCGGATTTTAG
- a CDS encoding AI-2E family transporter: MINFIQDWYRRNFSDPQAALLAVFMAVTFSVILVMGDMLAPFLAAIIIAYLLEGPVQYLQKAWGSRIIAVVVVFLLFMTVLLFLVLGLIPLLYHQVAEYFQELPNLINDGRKALLTLPESYPAFVSVEQVEELMTMMRRAIAEFGENVLSVSLASIPTLIIALVYLIVGPLLVFFVLKDKALILAWARDFLPQDRSLLLMVWSEMDDQIGNYVRGKINEILIVGVVTYIIFALMGLSYAALLAVLVGVSVIIPYIGAVAVTFPVAFAGYGQWGWGPDFAWFMVAYAVIQGLDGNLLVPLLFSEAVNLHPVAIILAVLVFGGLWGLWGVFFAIPLATLVKALLNAWPKPPGEVPVQLPEMRQQAR, encoded by the coding sequence ATGATCAACTTCATTCAAGACTGGTATCGCAGAAATTTCTCCGATCCTCAAGCGGCGCTGCTGGCGGTGTTCATGGCGGTGACCTTCAGTGTCATCCTCGTCATGGGCGACATGTTGGCGCCGTTCTTGGCCGCGATCATTATCGCCTACCTCTTGGAAGGGCCGGTGCAGTATCTGCAAAAGGCGTGGGGCTCGCGCATCATCGCCGTCGTGGTGGTGTTTCTGCTGTTCATGACCGTCCTGCTGTTCCTGGTCTTGGGGCTCATTCCTCTCCTCTACCACCAGGTCGCGGAATATTTTCAGGAGCTTCCAAATCTCATCAACGACGGGCGCAAGGCCTTGCTGACCTTGCCCGAGTCCTATCCGGCTTTCGTATCCGTCGAGCAGGTGGAAGAGCTGATGACGATGATGCGGCGGGCCATCGCCGAGTTCGGTGAAAACGTTTTGTCCGTCTCCCTGGCGTCCATCCCCACCCTCATCATCGCCCTGGTGTATTTGATCGTGGGTCCTCTGCTCGTGTTCTTCGTCCTCAAGGACAAAGCTCTCATTCTCGCTTGGGCGCGGGATTTCCTGCCGCAGGATCGCAGCCTCTTGCTCATGGTCTGGAGCGAGATGGACGATCAGATCGGCAATTACGTGCGCGGCAAGATCAACGAGATCCTGATCGTGGGTGTCGTCACCTACATTATTTTCGCGCTCATGGGCTTGTCGTACGCCGCACTGCTCGCGGTGCTCGTCGGGGTGTCGGTGATCATCCCGTACATCGGCGCCGTGGCGGTGACCTTTCCGGTGGCCTTCGCCGGCTACGGCCAGTGGGGCTGGGGGCCGGATTTCGCCTGGTTCATGGTCGCCTATGCCGTCATCCAGGGCTTGGACGGCAACCTGCTCGTCCCGCTGTTATTCTCGGAAGCCGTGAATCTCCATCCGGTGGCGATCATCCTTGCCGTGCTGGTGTTCGGCGGGCTCTGGGGGCTTTGGGGGGTGTTCTTCGCGATTCCGCTCGCGACGCTGGTCAAGGCATTGCTCAATGCCTGGCCGAAACCTCCGGGCGAGGTGCCCGTTCAACTCCCCGAAATGCGCCAGCAGGCGCGCTAG
- the msrA gene encoding peptide-methionine (S)-S-oxide reductase MsrA, with protein MFGRYTTLPHPREALPGRAAQVAVAATHFVNGRRLQPPFPEGLERALFGLGCFWGAERRYWQTGGVYSTAVGYAGGSTPNPTYEEVCSGMTGHAEVVLVVFDPKAVSYEALLGIFWESHDPTQSMRQGNDVGTQYRSVIFYYQPAQAPAARMSETAYQALLTPAGFGRISTDILPAPEFYYAEDYHQQYLAKNPRGYCSLGGTGVSCPVGLVK; from the coding sequence ATGTTCGGCAGGTACACGACCCTCCCCCATCCCCGCGAGGCGTTGCCAGGACGCGCGGCGCAGGTGGCCGTCGCGGCCACTCACTTCGTGAATGGGCGCCGGCTGCAACCGCCTTTTCCGGAGGGGTTGGAGCGGGCTTTGTTCGGACTCGGATGCTTTTGGGGCGCGGAACGAAGATATTGGCAGACGGGCGGTGTTTACTCGACGGCGGTGGGCTACGCCGGCGGTTCCACGCCAAATCCGACCTACGAGGAGGTGTGCAGCGGGATGACCGGGCACGCCGAAGTCGTGCTCGTCGTCTTCGACCCCAAGGCCGTGAGCTACGAGGCCTTGCTCGGGATCTTCTGGGAGTCACACGATCCGACCCAAAGCATGCGTCAAGGCAATGATGTGGGGACGCAGTACCGCTCGGTGATTTTTTACTACCAGCCCGCACAGGCCCCGGCGGCGCGGATGAGCGAAACCGCTTACCAAGCGCTTCTGACCCCAGCGGGTTTCGGGAGGATTAGCACCGACATCCTGCCCGCGCCTGAATTTTATTATGCCGAAGATTACCATCAGCAATACCTGGCGAAAAATCCACGGGGTTACTGCAGCCTGGGCGGCACCGGGGTAAGTTGTCCAGTTGGGCTCGTGAAGTAG
- the ettA gene encoding energy-dependent translational throttle protein EttA, translating into MPQYVYTMNRVGKVVPPKRVILRDISLCFFPGAKIGVLGLNGAGKSSLLRIMAGMDKDYDGEAIPQPGIAVGFLSQEPRLDPGKDVRGNVEEAIAASKALLEHFNAISMRFGEPMSDEEMNRLLEEQATLQEAIDTAGAWELERTLEIAADALRLPPWDADVTKLSGGERRRVALCRLLLSQPDMLLLDEPTNHLDAESVAWLERYLAGYPGTVIAVTHDRYFLDNVAGWILELDRGYGIPWQGNYSSWLEQKQQRLEREEKQAEGRRKAILLELEWVRTNPKGRHAKSKARLQRFQELASQDYQRRNETNEIYIPPGPRLGDLVIEVSHLRKAYGDRLLIDDLSFRLPPGGIVGIIGPNGAGKTTLFRMLIRLEAFDAGEIRTGESVVLACVDQSRDALAAEKTVWEEISDGQDLLRVGSYECQSRSYVARFNFKGADQQKRVGTLSGGERNRVHLAKVLRQGANVLLLDEPTNDLDVETLRALEQALLNFPGCAVVISHDRWFLDRVATHILAFEGDSQVMWFEGNYADYEADRHRRLGQEADQPHRVHYKPLKA; encoded by the coding sequence ATGCCTCAATACGTTTATACCATGAATCGCGTCGGCAAGGTGGTTCCCCCCAAGCGGGTGATTCTACGCGATATCTCGTTATGTTTCTTCCCGGGCGCGAAGATCGGTGTGCTGGGACTCAACGGGGCCGGAAAATCGTCCTTATTGCGCATCATGGCCGGTATGGATAAGGACTATGACGGGGAAGCGATCCCGCAACCAGGGATCGCCGTCGGTTTCCTTTCCCAGGAACCGCGGCTCGATCCCGGCAAGGACGTGCGCGGTAATGTGGAAGAGGCCATTGCGGCGAGCAAAGCGCTCCTCGAACATTTCAATGCAATCTCGATGCGTTTCGGCGAGCCGATGAGCGATGAGGAGATGAACCGGCTGCTCGAAGAACAGGCCACGCTGCAAGAGGCGATCGACACGGCCGGCGCCTGGGAGCTCGAACGCACGCTTGAGATCGCCGCCGATGCGCTCCGGCTGCCGCCCTGGGACGCCGATGTGACTAAACTTTCCGGCGGCGAACGGCGCCGCGTCGCGCTTTGCCGGCTGCTGCTTTCACAGCCCGACATGCTGCTCCTGGATGAGCCCACCAACCATTTGGATGCCGAGTCCGTGGCCTGGCTCGAACGCTACCTTGCCGGCTATCCGGGAACGGTGATCGCGGTGACCCATGACCGTTACTTTCTGGACAATGTCGCCGGATGGATCTTGGAGCTCGACCGGGGGTACGGGATCCCCTGGCAAGGGAACTATTCCTCGTGGCTGGAACAGAAACAGCAAAGGCTCGAACGCGAAGAGAAACAAGCGGAGGGCCGCCGCAAGGCTATCCTGCTCGAGCTCGAATGGGTGCGGACCAACCCGAAAGGACGGCACGCGAAAAGCAAGGCGCGCCTGCAACGCTTTCAGGAGCTTGCCTCACAGGACTATCAGCGCCGCAACGAGACCAACGAGATCTATATCCCGCCGGGTCCACGGCTCGGGGATTTAGTGATAGAGGTCTCGCATTTGCGCAAGGCCTACGGAGATCGGCTTCTCATCGATGATCTGAGCTTTAGGTTGCCCCCCGGAGGCATCGTCGGCATAATCGGCCCGAATGGCGCCGGCAAGACGACCTTATTTCGGATGCTGATCAGGCTTGAAGCGTTCGATGCAGGCGAGATCCGCACGGGTGAGTCCGTGGTGCTCGCCTGTGTCGACCAGAGCCGCGATGCGTTGGCTGCCGAAAAAACCGTGTGGGAGGAGATCTCCGATGGGCAAGACCTACTACGCGTGGGTAGCTACGAGTGTCAGTCGCGATCGTACGTGGCCAGGTTCAATTTTAAGGGGGCGGATCAGCAAAAGCGGGTAGGAACGCTCTCCGGAGGCGAACGCAATCGCGTCCATCTCGCCAAAGTCCTGCGCCAGGGCGCGAATGTGTTACTTCTCGATGAACCGACCAACGATCTCGATGTCGAGACACTCCGGGCCCTAGAGCAGGCGTTGCTGAATTTCCCCGGCTGCGCGGTGGTGATCTCGCACGATCGTTGGTTCTTGGACCGCGTGGCCACGCATATCTTGGCCTTCGAGGGAGACAGCCAGGTGATGTGGTTTGAAGGCAACTATGCCGATTATGAAGCGGACCGCCATCGCCGGCTCGGTCAAGAAGCGGATCAGCCCCATCGCGTTCATTATAAACCCCTCAAAGCGTAG